From the Argopecten irradians isolate NY chromosome 13, Ai_NY, whole genome shotgun sequence genome, one window contains:
- the LOC138305475 gene encoding titin homolog, with protein sequence MPGKIRVVLATSEKQKHAERMRKSRNEWTEEQKARNRELSVLRMKAYRERKKEKQRHPDENNKIATRQEKKKEEERKERLAKYRREYRANLSGQKKRRIREKDALRKRLEREKNKKPGPEPTLPAVSNTSDVSQNKTMTVSALKKAVYRAKKRLPKSPQRFAEVVSGIVNNATPKKKQALKVKGLDSVEAKKDLTNILQSIKEVDEGMRGRDKVSRTKRKNFMASLSAHVKKRHGMTSAFTAAVGIHRKYFSSGCMKEPKKRKDCIAKETEESVQNFFYKDNISTNLPNKKNIKKDGKECRVLQDSLSTVWTKWKNDDPYNNKISFDKFAKLKPQEIKIQKHRKYLQCLCEYCENLRLKIQAINKIADRHNKPQLKMKNIHETLEQTLCPKTGSFHYLKCIDRECDKCGVDTLKNDLNSQLPEMEQEWRRWAMQPSLNKRTGKVIKKKELTTFKENTSVLVEEFITELLFLSKHLFEANWQITQFGYLTKNIPLNTVAMAIDFAENYSCTSQNEVQSAHWSKESVTIHPAIVYYRCPDCQDFVEECCDIVSEDLTHDAHAVNVFLHRIFAHLKDVRGLTINKAYIMSDGCASQYKSKVPFSDAANGITDFGCIIQRDYYGSRHGKNRCDGEGGVLKSRVTRAVKNGEAEIINASSFATFCENHLEKISHDAQGKCLHKRRHIFFVPLEDIKRPRPERDVKTVPGTQKIHSLVGVEREIIKTRRLSCFCPGCIQSRPEECEQKAYVGQWKPVRLKYLQQGAQPLDVQELAQPLDVQVQAQTLNMQEPAQPLDVQELVQPLNLQEPAQPLDMNEPAQPSSADVVERVDCSYGSDDSNMDISGLSGILDALEKEPEEISLSPILQILEDSTKESTLEKEPRLSIGHLCIILKNAQRDGSCRRYATQFCLKTLRAC encoded by the exons ATGCCTGGCAAAATCAGAGTGGTTCTTGCAACCAGTGAGAAACAGAAGCATGCAGAACGTATGAGAAAATCAAGAAATGAGTGGACAGAAGAACAGAAAGCAAGAAACAGGGAGTTGTCAGTGTTGCGAATGAAAGCATACcgtgaaagaaagaaagaaaagcaAAGACATCCtgatgaaaataacaaaatagcCACAAGACAAGAGAAGAAGAAAGAGGAAGAGAGAAAGGAAAGATTGGCGAAATACAGAAGGGAGTACAGAGCAAATCTTTCCGgtcagaaaaaaagaagaatacGAGAAAAAGATGCATTAAGAAAAAGACTGGAAAGGGAGAAGAACAAGAAACCAGGACCAGAACCTACACTACCAGCAGTAAGCAACACAAGTGATGTCagccaaaacaaaacaatgacagTGAGTGCTTTAAAAAAGGCTGTATACCGAGCGAAGAAAAGGCTGCCCAAATCCCCACAACGTTTCGCAGAAGTAGTTTCAGGAATTGTAAACAACGCAACACCCAAGAAGAAACAGGCTCTGAAGGTGAAAGGTTTGGACTCCGTTGAAGCAAAGAAGGACCTAACAAACATCTTGCAGTCTATCAAAGAAGTCGATGAAGGCATGAGGGGCAGGGACAAGGTCAGCAGGACAAAGCGAAAGAATTTCATGGCATCTTTATCTGCGCACGTTAAAAAGAGGCATGGCATGACGTCAGCTTTTACTGCCGCTGTGGGTATCCATCGGAAATATTTTTCAAGTGGATGCATGAAAGAAccgaagaaaagaaaagattgTATAGCCAAAGAAACCGAGGAATCAGTGCAGAATTTTTTCTACAAAGACAATATCTCAACAAATCTTCCgaacaaaaaaaacataaaaaaagacGGAAAGGAGTGCAGAGTTCTCCAAGACTCACTTTCAACAGTTTGGACAAAATGGAAAAATGACGATCCTTATAACAACAAAATTTCCTTCGACAAATTTGCAAAACTAAAACCACAAGAAATAAAAATCCAAAAGCACAGAAAATATCTGCAATGTCTATGTGAGTATTGTGAAAATCTGCGTTTGAAGATACAGGCTATAAACAAAATAGCTGACAGGCATAACAAGCCTcaactaaaaatgaaaaacatacATGAAACCCTTGAGCAGACACTTTGTCCGAAAACCGGTTCTTTCCATTACCTAAAATGCATTGACCGTGAATGCGATAAATGTGGGGTAGACACATTAAAAAATGACCTCAATAGTCAACTGCCAGAGATGGAACAAGAGTGGAGGAGATGGGCAATGCAGCCATCTCTGAACAAGAGGACTGGGAAAGTCATAAAGAAAAAGGAGTTGACAACCTTCAAAGAAAACACATCAGTTCTCGTAGAGGAATTTATTACAGAACTGTTGTTCTTGTCGAAACATCTTTTTGAGGCCAACTGGCAGATAACGCAGTTTGGATATTTGACCAAAAATATACCCCTGAACACAGTAGCTATGGCTATTGATTTTGCTGAAAACTATTCATGCACATCCCAAAACGAGGTTCAGTCAGCACATTGGTCTAAGGAATCTGTCACAATTCATCCCGCCATCGTTTACTATAGATGCCCTGATTGTCAAGACTTTGTGGAGGAGTGCTGCGACATTGTCAGTGAAGACCTCACCCATGATGCCCATGCGGTCAACGTATTCCTTCACAGAATTTTTGCCCACCTTAAAGACGTGAGAGGTCTGACGATCAACAAAGCATATATTATGAGCGATGGCTGTGCAAGTCAATACAAATCTAAAGTCCCCTTTTCGGATGCAGCGAATGGGATTACAGACTTCGGGTGTATTATACAAAGGGACTACTATGGATCACGGCATGGTAAGAATAGATGCGATGGAGAAGGTGGGGTGCTTAAATCAAGGGTAACCAGGGCGGTTAAGAATGGGGAGGCAGAGATTATTAACGCTTCGTCCTTTGCCACATTTTGTGAAAATCACCTTGAAAAAATATCACATGATGCCCAAGGTAAATGCCTTCACAAGAGAAGGCATATATTTTTCGTGCCATTGGAAGATATCAAAAGGCCACGCCCAGAGAGGGATGTCAAGACGGTACCAGGGACCCAGAAAATTCATTCATTGGTCGGGGTTGAGCGAGAAATAATCAAGACAAGACGGCTGTCATGTTTTTGCCCAGGGTGCATACAAAGTCGACCAGAGGAATGTGAACAGAAGGCATATGTTGGCCAGTGGAAGCCAGTTCGCCTAAAAT ATCTTCAACAAGGTGCACAGCCTCTTGATGTGCAGGAACTAGCCCAGCCTCTGGATGTGCAGGTGCAAGCCCAGACTCTCAACATGCAAGAGCCAGCCCAGCCTCTGGATGTGCAGGAGCTAGTCCAGCCTCTCAACCTGCAAGAGCCAGCCCAGCCTCTCGATATGAATGAGCCAGCCCAGCCATCATCCGCCGATGTG GTGGAAAGGGTAGACTGCAGCTATGGCTCAGACGACAGCAATATGGACATATCAGGGCTATCAGGCATCCTCGATGCTTTGGAAAAG GAACCCGAGGAAATTTCACTTTCTCCTATTCTGCAAATACTGGAG GATTCCACAAAAGAGTCAACATTGGAAAAAGAACCACG GTTGAGCATTGGCCATTTGTGCATTATTTTAAAGAATGCACAAAGGGATGGGTCATGCAGGAGGTACGCCACACAATTCTGCCTGAAGACATTGAGGGCATGTTAA